A single Lolium perenne isolate Kyuss_39 chromosome 6, Kyuss_2.0, whole genome shotgun sequence DNA region contains:
- the LOC127307805 gene encoding protein DCL homolog, chloroplastic has product MALAAALARASTRLLRGGIPPSAASPALSSRSRPFCTLPAAADEPSAPPGAVEEPWEEAEAEILRDVKPVVKLVKDIIHSGRYGDGGFLSPDDEKVIVEKVLAHHPRSEDKIGCGLDAILVDKHPDFRKTRCLFIARTNGDVEDFSYRKCLRAYVKRAYPSHADRFIDKHLGQERPTLFRPRK; this is encoded by the exons ATGGCCTTGGCCGCCGCCCTCGCCCGAGCCTCCACGCGCCTCCTCCGCGGCGGCATCCCTCCATCTGCCGCTTCTCCGGCGCTATCAAGCCGCAGCCGCCCATTCTGCACActtcccgccgccgccgacgagccCTCCGCTCCTCCGGGGGCCGTGGAGGAGCCGtgggaggaggccgaggcggagatCCTCCGCGACGTCAAGCCCGTCGTCAAACTCGTCAAGGACATCATCCACTCCGGCAG ATATGGAGATGGTggctttttaagtccggatgacgAAAAGGTTATAGTAGAAAAGGTTCTTGCTCACCACCCCCGATCAGAAGACAAGATTGGTTGTGGACTTGATGCTATTCTG GTTGACAAGCACCCTGATTTCAGAAAGACCAGATGCCTCTTCATCGCTAGAACGAATGGTGATGTGGAGGATTTTTCATACCGCAAGTGTCTGAGGGCGTACGTCAAAAGGGCCTATCCATCCCATGCAGATAGGTTCATAGATAAACATCTCGGACAGGAACGGCCAACACTTTTTCGTCCTCGAAAGTAG